In a single window of the Rhopalosiphum padi isolate XX-2018 chromosome 1, ASM2088224v1, whole genome shotgun sequence genome:
- the LOC132931847 gene encoding uncharacterized protein LOC132931847 has protein sequence MEKSLVPHKYASNDLYVTHAEFQGCFIKIWANFYSQKRTNLEKNVQDYENYSRECNKLDLFGNKLYVYTWKTDYESRVYRCRIIYSDLVAKTHSIVLIDYGRTMVASFFDVREVIQDVDPSFLIDLCQRATVYTFLLSTFISKPKSNNDLINILCNKYYKYRRDFEVGGITFVSLFDVDKLLIDKGVADNINLATMITIAKSMESTIELNNKNDMVNSCPINSNTLGYGSFLRSQHLDYVTLIDITVTRVVMDNSSVLLTVQTLDNESEALANMLNSIDRQNLKLAPVLEVYTPCLIVYHNKLVRAIILEVKIDKLYIDLVDYGVKELVPRTAVFQIPSNCYLIEMRSLNVILDKPNDTIINQNMFIHKYFQMLPLKMDPNFGLYKVKLFKKMNEELIDICKLSKSTYEQDMFSITEINDEIKSIENNTEINTTSINQPDCIQNDKKNTNLKEIVSIDSEIKKIRNSEIKEIIYLEAVEKEPEVTKNILPIMSLRKETLNDTKEIIGSLIFYKSPFNFCVRQYNPNFEPFMNHIESVLDSRYILKKCELVKNMYVIYQIQSNNIYRAKIIDMDSGIEKIKLQLIDEGNKIINEHFDKIILYNFVESDCNLPEQLVLNCSLSDMWFPVINFDTTLVLQPHFKIGQLYKILIVKTDESGTNVVQMIHKDTHVDVSDAILQSGIGQRLNAAMKTDENPYEENLLIGQSFLSYVYNYHLKISIQPEPNTVDELEEEILKHINENPDSKSNDIDYLQNAYCLATVDNEQWYRAYIKNINEDSIIVNMFDIGLLTDVPFNQIRSITSNLLRKPQLCLNCHLETKHLDVKITEKTLYNVTVKSIDSNGILCINIKEHNSAPLSTPIVRGIEKISFLHVDGDLTYLQRSQDISKVEQISENLSKLNGKLENKASIIPGDINMFESHGKYYRCVVKSINSKMVVVHCIDFGYEKQIEKKKLQYLGHNKIALLPALVITVKTFPMAFNMSRTMFLANMHVDQDGTLNALPNKMTSIHSQNKLMETLENGCLVKVTCVNSDSDCWIVPYLLNDRLKIISNILVKMQSKMIPAVTEIGSMCAALHSVTKNWYRALIMDVDKGTANVLSIDTGERFKALKTTKLVSEIQKIPNCALRCRAISNVDINTLLNKDVECKLMSYTQSLLEVTLFTNDINESEITSTVSIMEWSISINRFESFNEFYVKKVQCDSNNEISDIQLNSVANSLEDFPQLPPIGTLVAALTDKNNGVWYKAEMLTPVITNLVVRIINDDTICKAIKIKVLPSIFCDEKLYFNCCLEQEIVDVNINDPLNFDVISEMMMKYKWIMKTTSNTEPYRVTLTYDGVDCIDMLYTILTTDNHSIYENHKISENETQTLKNVINNDLANSTLENSLNNNTNNTSNKNDLILPVVETVVIKHVDTFQYFYVHSESLSTMYMSRINEALDLCIIELSLNDIIVGSIVVTFSLHFNRWCRAKIESILSDSTSAHCYLLDLGDYEECNEFYKPTEFLYKCPPLVRRCSLYAPKLAGQENEIWFPNVNDMFKDMLLIDGIKFDMIIKTEGDPYVVSLQLANSDVGEMLDPLYVKLINVKSFTDFKIKPISSDQECMTKMLDSYISKTKLEQVENPKVDELYLTKIESKYVRVKFKSFSGSKYVIIDIDDTLNVLFVTNLYELPENIRSIPILCMSCSLILDDNEEKYSLSKFQKLANPQVTFIMCIITENDGTTPNLVRLYLDNKDALDFIKL, from the exons ATGGAGAAATCATTGGTTCCTCATAAATATGCTAGTAATGACCTTTATGTTACGCATGCCGAATTTCAAGgatgtttcataaaaatttggGCTAACTTTTATTCTCAAAAAAGaacaaatttagaaaaaaatgtacaagattatgaaaattattcgaGG gaaTGTAATAAATTGGACTTATTTGGAAAcaagttatatgtatatacttggAAAACTGATTATGAATCAAGAGTATATAGATGTCGAATTATATATTCAGATTTAGTAGCCAAAACTCACTCTATAGTACTCATAGATTATGGCCGAACTATGGTGGCATCATTTTTTGATGTAAGAGAAGTAATCCAAGATGTAGATCCttcttttttaattgatttgtgTCAAAGAGCTACAGTGTACACATTTTTGCTGAGTACATTTATAAGTAAACCAAAATCAAATAatgacttaattaatattttgtgtaataaatattacaaatatcgaAGAGACTTTGAAGTTGGTGGTATCACATTTGTATCATTATTTGATGTtgacaaattattaattgacaAAGGCGTAGCAGATAATATCAATTTGGCAACAATGATCACTATTGCTAAAAGTATGGAGTCTACAATTgagttaaacaataaaaatgatatggTCAATAGTTGCCCTATTAATAGTAACACTTTAGGATATGGTTCTTTCCTACGGTCCCAACATTTAGATTATGTAACTTTAATTGATATAACTGTCACAAGAGTTGTTATGGATAACTCCTCAGTTCTCCTAACAGTCCAGACGCTT GATAATGAATCTGAAGCATTAGCTAATATGTTAAACTCAATTGACagacaaaatttaaaacttgcaCCTGTTCTTGAAGTGTACACTCCTTGTTTGATTGTTTATCATAACAAATTGGTTAGAGCTATAATTTTAGaagtaaaaattgataaattgtacATTGATCTAGTTGATTATGGAGTCAAAGAATTGGTACCTAGGACTGCAGTTTTTCAAATACCTTCCAA TTGCTATTTAATTGAAATGCGGTCTTTGAATGTAATACTAGACAAGCCAAATGATACTATCATAAACCAAAACATGtttattcacaaatattttcaaatgttacCATTGAAAATGGATCCTAATTTTGGTTTatacaaagttaaattattcaaGAAAATGAATGAAGAGCTTATTGATATATGCAAATTATCAAAAAGTACTTATGAGCAAGATATGTTTTCAATAACAGAAATAAAC gacgAGATTAAAAGCATTGaaaataatactgaaattaATACAACATCAATAAACCAACCTGAt TGTattcaaaatgataaaaaaaatacaaatcttaAAGAAATAGTAAGCATAGattctgaaattaaaaaaatcagaaattcagaaattaaagaAATCATATATCTGGAAGCAGTAGAAAAAGAACCAGAAGttacaaaaaat ataTTGCCTATTATGTCCTTAAGGAAAGAAACTTTAAATGACACAAAAGAGATTATTGGTTCATTGATTTTTTACAAATCACCATTTAACTTTTGTGTGAGACAATACAATCCAAATTTTGAACCTTTTATGAATCATATTGAATCCGTATTAGATTCtcgttatattttgaaaaaatgtgaacttgtgaaaaatatgtatgttatttatcagattcaatcaaataatatatatcgtgcTAAAATAATTGACATGGATTCTGGAATTGAAA agattaaattacaattaattgatgaaggtaataaaataatcaatgaacattttgacaaaatcatattgtacaattttgttGAAAGTGATTGTAATTTACCTGAACAATTAGTACTAAATTGTTCATTAAGTGACATGTGGTTTCCTGTTATAAATTTTGATACTACATTAGTATTACAACCACACTTCAAAATAGGACAACTGTATAAAATTCTGATTGTAAAAACTGACGAATCTGGTACTAATGTAGTTCAGATGATTCATAAAGATACCCATGTTGATGTTTCTGATGCTATACTTCAATCTGGAATCGGGCAACGTTTAAATGCTGCTATGAAAactg atgaaAATCCATACGAAGAAAACCTATTAATAGGTCAAAGTTTTCTCtcttatgtttataattatcacCTAAAAATAAGCATTCAACCCGAACCAAATACTGTTGATGAACTAGAAGAAGAGATTCTAAAACACATCAATGAAAATCCT gatTCTAAATCAaatgatattgattatttacaaaatgCATATTGTTTGGCAACGGTTGATAATGAACAATGGTATAGAGCttatataaaaaacatcaaTGAAGATTCTATCATAGTGAACATGTTTGACATTGGCTTATTAACTGATGTGCCTTTTAATCAG ATTCGATCAATTACAAGTAATTTATTGAGAAAACCCCAGCTTTGTTTGAATTGTCATTTAGAAACTAAGCACTTAGATGTAAAAATCACTgaaaaaacattgtataatgtTACAGTAAAATCCATTGATTCTAACGGAAT aTTGTGTATCAATATTAAAGAACATAATTCTGCTCCACTTTCCACTCCAATTGTTCGCGGCATTgagaaaatatcatttttacatGTTGATGGTGACTTGACTTACTTGCAGAGATCTCAAGATATATCAAAAGTTGAACAGATATCTGAAAATCTATCAAAacttaatggtaaattagaaaataaagcTTCCATAATACCTGGAGACATAAACATGTTTGAAAGCCatggtaaatattatagatgtgtagttaaatcaattaattctaAAATGGTTGTTGTACATTGCATCGACTTTGGTTATGAAAAACAAATAGAgaagaaaaaattacaatatttgggACATAATAAAATAGCATTGTTACCAGCACTTGTCATCACTGTTAAAACATTCCCAATGGCATTTAATATGTCTAGAACAATGTTCCTAGCCAATATGCATGTAGACCAAGATGGAACACTTAATGCTTTGCCAAACAAAATGACATCAATACATtcacaaaacaaattaatggaAACCCTTGAAAATGGATGTTTAGTGAAAGTCACATGTGTTAACTCAGACAGTGACTGTTGGATTGTTCCTTATTTACTTAATGATAGGCTTaagattatttcaaatattcttGTAAAAATGCAATCAAAAATGATACCAGCTGTGACAGAAATTGGTTCAATGTGTGCTGCATTACACTCGGTAACAAAAAATTGGTACAGGGCTTTGATAATGGATGTTGATAAAGGTACTGCAAACGTTTTGTCAATAGATACAGGTGAACGGTTTAAAGCATTAAAAACCACCAAATTGGTTAGTGAAATTCAGAAAATACCAAATTGTGCCTTGCGCTGTCGAGCAATTTCAAATGTAGACATTAATACACTTTTAAACAAAGATGTTGAATGTAAGCTGATGTCTTATACACAGTCTCTACTCGAGgttacattatttacaaatgACATAAACGAATCAGAAATTACTTCTACTGTGTCAATTATGGAGTGGTCTATTTCCATCAATAGGTTTGAATCATTTAATGAGTTTTATGTCAAAAAAGTCCAATGTGATTCTAATAATGAAATTTCAGACATACAATTAAATTCTGTTGCTAATAGCTTGGAGGATTTTCCACAACTGCCGCCTATTGGTACACTAGTTGCAGcattaactgataaaaataacgGTGTATGGTATAAGGCTGAAATGTTAACTCCCGTTATAACAAATTTAGTTGTTCGGATCATTAATGATGATACTATTTGCAAagcgataaaaataaaagttctaCCAAGCATCTTTTGtgatgaaaaattgtattttaactgTTGCCTGGAACAAGAAATTGTGgatgttaatattaatgatcCCCTGAATTTTGATGTTATCTCAGAAATGATGATGAAATATAAATGGATAATGAAAACAACAAGTAACACTGAACCATATAGAGTGACATTGACTTATGATGGTGTAGATTGTATTGatatgttatatacaattttaactacTGATAACCATAGCATTTatgaaaaccataaaatatcaGAAAATGAGACACAAACTTTGAAAaacgtaattaataatgatttagcaAATTCAACTTtagaaaattcattaaataacaatacaaataatactagtaataaaaatgatttaattttacctGTAGTAGAAACTGTGGTTATCAAGCATGTTGACACATTCCAATATTTTTATGTGCATTCTGAGAGTTTGTCAACAATGTATATGTCTCGGATCAATGAAGCCTTAGATCTTTGCATAATTGAATTatctttaaatgatattatagttGGTTCCATTGTGGTTACATTTAGTCTTCATTTTAACCGTTGGTGTAGAGCAAAAATAGAAAGTATCCTATCTGATAGTACCAGTGCTCATTGTTATCTATTGGACTTAGGTGACTATGAAGAATGTAATGAATTCTATAAGCCAACAGAATTTCTTTACAAGTGTCCTCCACTAGTAAGACGCTGTTCATTGTATGCACCAAAATTAGCAGGCCAAGAAAATGAAATTTGGTTTCCCAATGTTAATGATATGTTCAAAGATATGTTATTAATTGATGGTATTAAGTttgatatgattataaaaactgAGGGAGATCCTTATGTAGTATCTTTACAGCTAGCAAATTCTGACGTTGGTGAAATGTTAGATCCTCTTTACGTTAAATTGATTAATGTCAAGTCTTTTActgatttcaaaattaaaccaATATCTAGCGATCAAGAATGTATGACCAAAATGTTGGACAGCTATATTAGTAAGACAAAATTGGAACAGGTAGAAAACCCTAAAGTTGATGAGTTGTATCTTACTAAAATTGAATCAAAATATGtacgtgttaaatttaaatcttttagcGGTTCTAAATATGTAATCATTGATATAGATGATACGCTAAATGTTTTGTTTGTAACAAATTTATATGAACTACCAGAAAATATACGCAGCATTCCTATCTTATGCATGTCCTGTTCCTTGATTCTCGATGATAATGAAGAAAAGTATAGTCTGAGCAAGTTCCAAAAGTTAGCAAACCCTCAAGTGACCTTCATTATGTGCATAATCACAGAAAATGATGGTACAACTCCTAATCTAGTTAGACTTTATCTTGACAACAAAGACGctcttgattttataaaattataa